Proteins from a genomic interval of Candidatus Rokuibacteriota bacterium:
- a CDS encoding cobalamin-dependent protein (Presence of a B(12) (cobalamin)-binding domain implies dependence on cobalamin itself, in one of its several forms, or in some unusual lineages, dependence on a cobalamin-like analog.) — MVSGGRILIGMLGLDQHEVGAVTVARLLRDAGFEVVYTGRFNLPPVIVKTAGEESVDVIGLSCHSWEYLHYTDELLAGLAAAGLAIPVVLGGSVITAADRATLLAKGVAAAFGPGALPEDIIATMRRLVAAGVAPPP, encoded by the coding sequence GTGGTGAGCGGCGGCCGCATCCTCATCGGCATGCTCGGCCTCGACCAGCACGAGGTAGGCGCGGTGACGGTGGCGCGACTGCTGCGGGATGCGGGCTTCGAGGTCGTCTACACCGGCCGCTTCAACCTGCCCCCGGTCATCGTCAAGACGGCGGGGGAGGAGAGCGTCGACGTGATCGGGCTGTCGTGCCACTCGTGGGAGTACCTCCATTACACAGACGAGCTGCTCGCGGGCCTCGCCGCGGCCGGCCTCGCCATTCCCGTCGTGCTCGGCGGCTCGGTGATCACCGCCGCCGACCGAGCGACGCTCCTGGCCAAGGGAGTGGCGGCGGCGTTCGGCCCCGGCGCCCTGCCGGAGGACATCATCGCGACCATGCGGCGCCTCGTAGCCGCCGGCGTCGCTCCACCGCCCTGA